In Solanum lycopersicum chromosome 5, SLM_r2.1, the following are encoded in one genomic region:
- the LOC138348961 gene encoding uncharacterized protein, producing MAKTYRKEDFDKLMAKVDRTDHRVKEYLEDAGYEKWSRVYATVNIGRMRTSNIAECINGCLIEARQLTILEFFEEVRILFGSLHYKNREVVSYTKDTLGRKFEELFIINADKSSKLEVVPSSEFIFSVYEVGRRYIVCLERKFDALAKIYKISMVPMPDKADWSAPKNVIAETLYPPRYIRLSGRPRK from the exons ATGGCCAAGACATATAGAAAAGAAGATTTTGATAAGTTGATGGCTAAGGTTGATAGAACTGATCACAGGGTTAAGGAGTACCTTGAAGATGCAGGGTATGAAAAGTGGTCAAGAGTTTATGCAACAGTAAATATAGGTAGAATGAGGACATCGAACATTGCAGAATGTATCAATGGTTGTCTTATTGAAGCACGCCAATTAACTATATTAGAATTCTTTGAAGAAGTTAGAATTCTATTTGGTTCTTTGCATTACAAAAATAGAGAAGTAGTCTCATATACAAAGGACACATTAGGGAGAAAGTTTGAGGAGTTGTTTATTATAAACGCGGATAAAAGTTCAAAGTTGGAG GTTGTTCCATCATCAGAATTTATTTTCTCGGTTTATGAAGTTGGAAGAAGATACATTGTTTGTCTTGAGCGGAAA TTTGATGCATtagcaaaaatatataaaatttcaatggTACCAATGCCAGATAAGGCAGATTGGTCAGCTCCTAAGAATGTGATAGCTGAAACTCTGTATCCACCTAGATATATAAGATTATCTGGACGaccaagaaaatga
- the LOC101266224 gene encoding uncharacterized protein, with the protein MKFLPELTCCGGETIKTVRDGLPPVEKKESALVNRSGSKRAVSRGRKLRKMEDWKPALNVISEDNAIADIDRYSYDQNTVGNSGNKRAGKSGRAQKKFGDGYWKMSYAVAMPAFSGMHF; encoded by the exons atgaagTTTTTACCGGAATTGACGTGTTGTGGCGGCGAAACCATCAAGACGGTGAGGGATGGGCTACCTCCGGTGGAGAAAAAAGAGTCGGCGCTAGTAAATCGATCGGGAAGTAAACGCGCTGTTTCCCGGGGAAGGAAATTGAGGAAAATGGAGGATTGGAAACCGGCGCTCAACGTCATCTCCGAGGATAACGCGATCGCCGACATCGATCGGTACAGTTACGATCAAAATACGGTTGGAAATTCCGGGAATAAAAGAGCCGGGAAATCTGGTAGAGCACAGAAGAAGTTCGGCGACGGTTACTG GAAAATGTCGTACGCCGTTGCGATGCCTGCTTTCTCAGGAATGCATTTTTAG